Proteins encoded together in one Bacteroides zoogleoformans window:
- a CDS encoding lysine exporter LysO family protein, translating to MKGSLVIVGFFVLGALCGVSGLMPFDIAETDIGYYALCALMFSVGISVGNDPQTLKNFRSLNPRLIFLPVMTILGTLAGSAAVSLILTHRSVTDCLAIGSGFGYYSLSSIFITEYKGAELGTIALLANISREILTLLAAPLLVRWFGNLAPISAGGATTMDTTLPIITRTAGQQFVVVSIFHGFVVDFSVPFLVTLFCSL from the coding sequence ATGAAAGGAAGCCTCGTCATCGTCGGCTTTTTCGTGCTGGGTGCGCTGTGCGGAGTTTCCGGCCTGATGCCTTTCGACATTGCCGAAACCGACATCGGCTACTACGCCCTCTGCGCACTGATGTTCAGCGTGGGGATAAGCGTGGGCAACGACCCGCAGACACTGAAGAATTTCCGCTCGCTCAACCCCCGGCTGATATTTCTGCCCGTGATGACGATACTAGGCACGTTGGCAGGTTCGGCGGCGGTCAGCCTCATCCTGACTCACCGTTCCGTAACAGACTGTCTGGCCATAGGGTCGGGGTTCGGTTACTATTCGCTCTCCAGCATCTTCATCACCGAATACAAGGGAGCCGAACTGGGAACCATCGCCCTGCTGGCCAATATCAGCCGCGAGATACTGACACTGCTGGCAGCGCCTCTGCTGGTGCGGTGGTTCGGAAACCTCGCCCCCATCTCGGCCGGAGGCGCCACGACGATGGACACCACGCTGCCTATCATCACGCGGACGGCCGGACAACAGTTTGTGGTGGTTTCCATCTTCCACGGCTTTGTGGTGGACTTCAGTGTACCGTTTCTGGTCACCCTGTTCTGCTCCTTATAA
- a CDS encoding LysO family transporter, which translates to MFAIIGLMLTGMLLGYLLRKRDLRKISQIITLLIWLLLFILGIEVGSNEQIIKGLHTIGMEAVILTLGGTLGSVTAAWALWKSLYRQKGGEV; encoded by the coding sequence ATGTTTGCAATCATCGGACTGATGCTCACCGGAATGCTGCTGGGCTATCTCTTACGGAAACGGGACTTACGGAAAATCTCCCAAATCATTACCCTGCTCATCTGGCTGCTGCTTTTCATCCTCGGCATAGAGGTGGGAAGCAACGAACAGATTATCAAAGGCCTGCACACCATCGGCATGGAGGCCGTGATACTGACGCTGGGTGGAACGCTGGGAAGCGTCACTGCCGCATGGGCCTTGTGGAAGAGCCTGTACAGACAGAAAGGAGGCGAAGTATGA
- a CDS encoding RagB/SusD family nutrient uptake outer membrane protein → MKKAIYIAGLCFASLLTGSCDDYLTLESPDQLTSGSFWRNENDAQAGISAAYSQLEYYIDTWEFAEVKWPVEAYREDIVNMGNDARNYPNWLELYNFTYTNGNSQFSNYWWNNYKGASFANQVIEKVTAMKEGSIAPAMRSQIVNEGHFLRAYYHLKLLLNWKEIIIRDKYITGQAELNKALSSRPDAWDFIIEDLKQAAALPASYDNDNLGRATCGAAYAYLGLSYLTRAYEEPEKKSEYLTLALDALNKVTGYELVKKFSSMFDATNKNSKESVFELQTSMSSANGANYRTQLHRWIGVSELWGWDEILPSSVLMDEFIKEGKTASTGRYDSRLYETIFFQCDYYNDGKGRVYGRNYNDWFEGNNRPAFRKFMPTDHEGLSNNYCAINIPLMRYANVLLMKAEVLNEQGHPEQAIPLINEVRSVHGDMPAMKGTSQAEVRAQIEHERMIEFPLENWRWYDLRRWGKLASALASAGRAGFDETKHAFYPVPLTEINANDLINK, encoded by the coding sequence ATGAAAAAAGCAATATACATAGCCGGCCTTTGTTTCGCATCGCTCCTGACAGGCTCGTGCGACGATTATTTAACCTTGGAGTCGCCCGACCAACTTACTTCGGGCAGTTTCTGGCGTAATGAGAACGATGCGCAAGCCGGCATTTCGGCTGCCTATTCACAGTTGGAATATTACATCGACACTTGGGAGTTCGCCGAAGTGAAGTGGCCCGTTGAGGCTTATCGCGAAGACATCGTCAACATGGGCAACGACGCACGCAACTATCCCAATTGGCTGGAGCTGTACAACTTCACCTATACCAACGGTAACTCGCAGTTCAGCAACTACTGGTGGAACAACTACAAAGGCGCCAGCTTCGCCAATCAGGTGATAGAGAAGGTGACAGCCATGAAGGAAGGTTCCATTGCCCCCGCCATGCGTAGCCAAATCGTAAATGAGGGACACTTCCTGCGTGCCTACTACCACCTGAAACTGCTGCTGAACTGGAAGGAAATCATCATCCGCGATAAATATATCACCGGTCAGGCAGAACTGAACAAAGCACTCTCTTCGCGCCCCGACGCATGGGATTTCATCATCGAAGACCTGAAACAGGCCGCGGCTCTGCCCGCCTCCTACGACAACGACAACTTGGGACGCGCCACCTGCGGGGCAGCCTATGCCTATCTGGGACTGTCTTACCTGACACGTGCCTACGAAGAACCGGAGAAAAAGTCGGAGTATTTGACTTTGGCTCTCGATGCCTTGAACAAGGTGACCGGCTACGAGCTCGTCAAGAAATTCTCAAGCATGTTCGACGCCACCAACAAGAACAGTAAGGAGTCCGTCTTTGAGTTGCAGACTTCGATGAGCAGTGCCAACGGAGCCAACTACCGCACCCAGCTTCACCGCTGGATAGGCGTATCGGAACTTTGGGGATGGGATGAGATACTTCCGAGTAGTGTCTTGATGGACGAATTCATAAAAGAGGGCAAAACTGCCTCCACCGGCCGTTACGACTCACGCCTATACGAAACCATCTTCTTCCAATGCGATTACTACAACGATGGCAAAGGCCGCGTATACGGACGCAACTACAACGACTGGTTCGAGGGTAACAACCGCCCGGCATTCCGCAAATTCATGCCTACCGACCATGAAGGGCTAAGCAACAACTACTGCGCCATCAACATCCCCTTGATGCGCTACGCCAACGTATTGCTGATGAAAGCCGAGGTGCTGAACGAACAGGGGCACCCCGAACAAGCCATCCCTCTGATTAACGAGGTGAGAAGCGTGCACGGCGACATGCCTGCCATGAAAGGTACTTCGCAAGCCGAAGTGCGTGCGCAGATAGAGCACGAGCGCATGATCGAGTTTCCGCTGGAAAACTGGCGCTGGTACGACCTACGCCGTTGGGGCAAGCTGGCATCGGCACTGGCAAGCGCCGGACGCGCCGGATTCGACGAGACGAAGCATGCCTTCTATCCCGTGCCTCTGACCGAAATCAATGCCAACGACCTGATAAATAAGTAG
- a CDS encoding SusC/RagA family TonB-linked outer membrane protein codes for MNKSNYFKERATLLLFFFASMLPISALAQAIRLTGNVTDATGESIIGASVLEKGTTNGVITDIDGNFTLYVSSNATIIISYVGYTAQEIPLNGRNTLKVVLKEDAGMLDEVVVIGYGTMKKSDMTGAISSVDVEELSKRTTTNPAEALQGKIAGVNIMKSGGNAGAGVQVKIRGVKTFGDNEPLYIIDGFPGDINSVNPQDIQAMEVLKDGAAAAIYGSVAANGVIIVTTKNGKKGETKIDFSAYVSMTDVAKKLDLLNADQYKKVHTQMYENWNSHVENHKSQYDAENEGVWKKQLMELEPYMTKNTGIDTDWQKAMLRTGLSQNYMVSIRGGGENTQYSVSYNHADDKGIFLGNDYRQDNARLKLHTSKYIFDIDANMAFKFTDSKQPEYQLKEMYMISPLVPIYNKDEKYGFGLTNFDNLPNNRNVMADHHYEKSTDKRYHTSANIALTANFTKWLSFKTSYAYRGEHQRQTYHTPTYIADVKSKRDYPYHSETSAYWEEHVWENLLSFNKEFGKHTVNAVAGTSTMARRYTWHSVGVEGKTTTYKVEDGQLVIGEQPGGFLDSGFSTVGAGAGGTFDGSGSKWDYRRVSFFGRVNYNYNNRYLVQATVRSDGSSKFGADNRWGFFPSVAVGWRISEEAFFPKDIALNNLKLRASWGRLGNENALGFYDFLALISTYNTKYQGYVKGNGDNAWTGSIARGLENRSLKWETTDTKNIGLDFGFFDNKLTGALNYYYNQTEELLITKALPPSAGLNNPILNVGKIRNSGVEVELNWTDSKGGLDYSVGMNLSTTNNKVVELADKSQVLYGEGLKYGSEHFPTQTRVGQPIGAFYLYKTEGLFQSNAEARQYKNADGKEYQPFADAGDIRFADTNGDGSIDDDDKVYCGSGIPTLEVNLNFSAGYKGFDLSFVLGSAWGHKLYNGNKYFYEGMNSGSNFLASSLDAWTPQHTNTNVPRAIFNDPNGNLKESDRFIEKGDFIRLRQLQLGYTLPKAMMQKVFIEKLRFYVSGENLFTITGYDGIDPEFSRASVLNTGIDKLIYPFTRSFTLGAQLTF; via the coding sequence ATGAATAAAAGTAACTACTTTAAAGAAAGAGCGACTCTGCTGCTTTTCTTCTTTGCTTCTATGTTGCCCATAAGCGCATTGGCACAAGCCATCCGGCTGACGGGTAACGTGACCGATGCAACCGGTGAAAGCATCATCGGTGCCAGCGTATTGGAAAAAGGAACGACGAACGGAGTGATTACGGACATTGACGGAAACTTCACCCTGTACGTTTCGTCCAATGCAACCATCATCATCTCTTATGTGGGCTATACTGCTCAAGAGATACCACTGAACGGACGCAATACCCTGAAAGTGGTATTGAAAGAAGACGCCGGAATGCTGGACGAAGTGGTCGTGATAGGCTACGGCACAATGAAGAAAAGCGATATGACGGGAGCCATCTCTTCCGTCGATGTGGAAGAACTGTCCAAACGCACTACCACCAATCCGGCCGAAGCACTGCAAGGAAAAATTGCGGGCGTAAACATCATGAAGTCCGGAGGTAATGCCGGTGCAGGCGTGCAGGTGAAAATCCGCGGTGTGAAAACCTTCGGCGATAACGAGCCTCTTTACATCATCGACGGTTTTCCCGGCGACATCAACTCGGTGAACCCGCAGGACATTCAGGCGATGGAGGTGTTGAAAGACGGCGCGGCAGCAGCCATCTACGGTTCGGTGGCAGCCAACGGCGTCATCATCGTGACTACGAAGAACGGAAAGAAAGGCGAAACCAAAATAGACTTCAGCGCATATGTCAGCATGACGGATGTGGCAAAGAAGCTCGACTTGCTGAATGCCGATCAGTACAAGAAAGTGCATACGCAAATGTATGAAAACTGGAACTCGCACGTAGAGAACCACAAATCGCAATACGACGCCGAGAACGAAGGCGTATGGAAAAAACAGTTGATGGAACTCGAACCTTACATGACCAAGAATACAGGCATCGATACCGACTGGCAGAAAGCCATGTTGCGCACGGGTCTGTCGCAGAACTATATGGTCAGCATCAGAGGGGGCGGCGAAAACACACAGTATTCGGTGTCGTACAACCATGCCGACGACAAAGGAATCTTCCTGGGCAATGACTACCGGCAGGATAACGCCCGCCTAAAACTGCACACAAGCAAGTATATCTTCGACATAGACGCCAACATGGCTTTCAAGTTCACTGACAGCAAACAGCCGGAGTACCAACTGAAAGAGATGTATATGATTTCTCCGTTAGTACCTATCTATAACAAAGACGAGAAGTACGGTTTCGGCCTGACCAACTTCGACAACCTGCCAAACAACCGAAACGTGATGGCCGACCATCATTACGAAAAGTCGACCGACAAACGCTATCATACCAGCGCCAACATAGCCCTGACCGCCAACTTCACGAAATGGCTCAGCTTTAAAACAAGCTATGCATACCGGGGAGAACATCAACGCCAGACTTACCACACACCGACTTATATAGCCGACGTAAAATCGAAACGTGACTACCCGTACCACAGCGAGACTTCAGCTTACTGGGAAGAACACGTATGGGAAAACCTGTTGAGCTTCAACAAGGAGTTTGGCAAGCACACTGTCAACGCAGTGGCAGGTACGTCGACCATGGCCCGCAGATATACTTGGCACTCGGTAGGCGTGGAAGGCAAAACCACCACTTACAAGGTGGAAGACGGGCAGTTAGTGATAGGCGAACAACCCGGCGGCTTCCTCGACTCAGGCTTCTCTACCGTAGGAGCAGGTGCGGGCGGCACTTTCGACGGAAGCGGAAGCAAATGGGATTACAGACGGGTGTCTTTCTTCGGACGCGTGAACTACAACTACAATAACCGCTACCTCGTGCAGGCTACCGTGCGCAGCGACGGCTCTTCCAAGTTCGGTGCGGACAACCGTTGGGGCTTCTTCCCGTCGGTGGCCGTGGGCTGGAGAATCAGCGAAGAGGCGTTCTTCCCGAAAGACATTGCGCTGAACAACCTGAAGCTCCGTGCCAGTTGGGGACGGCTGGGCAACGAGAATGCTCTGGGATTTTACGATTTCCTTGCCTTGATTTCGACCTACAACACCAAGTATCAGGGATATGTGAAAGGCAACGGAGACAACGCATGGACGGGAAGCATCGCCCGTGGACTGGAAAACCGTTCGTTGAAGTGGGAAACCACCGACACGAAGAACATCGGACTTGACTTCGGCTTCTTCGACAACAAGCTGACCGGAGCCTTGAACTACTATTACAACCAGACCGAAGAACTGCTGATAACCAAAGCGCTCCCACCCTCTGCCGGTCTGAACAACCCCATTCTGAATGTAGGCAAAATACGCAACTCCGGTGTCGAGGTCGAGCTGAATTGGACCGACTCGAAAGGCGGATTAGACTACAGCGTAGGCATGAACCTCAGCACCACAAATAATAAGGTGGTGGAACTGGCAGACAAGAGCCAGGTGCTCTATGGCGAGGGTCTGAAATACGGAAGCGAACACTTCCCCACCCAGACGCGCGTGGGCCAACCCATCGGCGCATTCTATCTCTACAAGACCGAAGGCTTGTTTCAAAGTAACGCCGAAGCCCGACAATACAAAAATGCGGATGGTAAAGAGTATCAGCCCTTTGCCGATGCCGGCGACATCCGTTTTGCCGATACGAACGGTGACGGTTCCATCGACGATGACGACAAGGTGTATTGCGGTTCGGGCATCCCCACGCTGGAAGTCAACCTCAATTTCTCTGCCGGCTACAAAGGTTTCGACCTTTCTTTCGTATTGGGCAGCGCATGGGGACACAAGCTCTACAACGGAAATAAATACTTCTATGAAGGCATGAACTCCGGCTCCAACTTCCTTGCTTCGTCGCTCGATGCGTGGACGCCTCAGCACACAAATACCAACGTGCCCCGTGCCATCTTCAACGACCCCAACGGCAACCTGAAGGAATCCGACCGTTTCATCGAGAAGGGCGACTTCATTCGCCTGCGCCAGTTGCAACTGGGATATACCCTGCCGAAAGCCATGATGCAGAAAGTGTTCATCGAGAAACTGCGCTTCTACGTAAGCGGCGAAAACCTTTTCACCATCACCGGCTACGACGGCATCGACCCCGAATTCTCGCGTGCAAGTGTGCTGAACACCGGTATCGACAAGCTGATTTATCCGTTTACCCGTTCGTTCACACTGGGTGCACAACTAACATTCTAA
- a CDS encoding carboxymuconolactone decarboxylase family protein, with the protein MAAIACLEAKGDVDGLAQAIHEGLDNGLTVNQIKEALSQLYAYTGFPRSLNGLSVLQRTLEARRAEGIKDDEGKDAEPLPEDYNALKHGTEVQTLLTGGKPFNYDFAPATDYYLKAHLFGDIFVRNNLSFAERELVTISALCGLKGVEPQLASHVRGARNMGLSDTAIRAIPQALRQKAGDLEAYRADRTIAEVFGEPFAGGEPIEDMIFPKGELNTAYAKYFIGNSYLAPLTEGTLPLHNVTFEPGCRNNWHIHHKGGQLLICVGGRGWYQAWGEPARALKPGDVVNIPAEVKHWHGAARDSWFQHIAIAVPAEGTSTEWCEAVTDEEYKKYNQ; encoded by the coding sequence ATGGCGGCCATAGCCTGTCTGGAAGCCAAAGGAGATGTTGACGGACTGGCACAGGCCATTCACGAAGGATTGGATAACGGACTGACCGTCAATCAAATCAAAGAGGCTCTGTCGCAATTGTATGCCTATACGGGCTTCCCCCGCAGCCTGAACGGGCTCAGTGTGCTGCAACGAACCTTGGAAGCGCGAAGGGCTGAAGGCATCAAAGACGACGAGGGAAAAGATGCCGAACCATTGCCGGAAGACTATAATGCCTTGAAACACGGCACGGAAGTGCAGACTCTGCTTACGGGAGGCAAACCTTTCAATTACGATTTTGCGCCCGCAACAGATTATTATCTCAAAGCCCATCTATTCGGTGACATCTTCGTCCGCAACAACCTCTCGTTTGCCGAGCGCGAACTCGTCACAATCAGTGCGTTGTGCGGACTGAAAGGAGTTGAGCCGCAATTGGCTTCGCACGTCCGCGGCGCTCGCAACATGGGACTTTCGGACACAGCTATCCGCGCCATCCCACAAGCCTTGCGGCAAAAAGCGGGCGACTTGGAGGCTTATCGCGCAGACAGAACTATCGCCGAAGTTTTCGGCGAACCGTTTGCAGGAGGCGAACCCATCGAAGACATGATATTCCCCAAAGGCGAGCTCAACACTGCCTACGCCAAATATTTTATTGGCAACAGTTACCTCGCCCCTCTTACCGAAGGCACTTTACCGTTGCATAACGTAACGTTTGAGCCGGGTTGCCGCAACAACTGGCACATACACCACAAAGGCGGACAACTCCTTATTTGTGTCGGCGGTCGCGGTTGGTATCAGGCATGGGGCGAACCGGCACGCGCACTCAAGCCCGGTGACGTAGTGAACATTCCTGCCGAGGTAAAACATTGGCACGGAGCAGCCCGGGATAGTTGGTTTCAACACATTGCCATCGCCGTTCCTGCCGAGGGCACAAGTACCGAATGGTGCGAAGCGGTGACGGATGAGGAATACAAGAAGTACAATCAATAA
- a CDS encoding flavodoxin: protein MKLSRIITVVAALLTSVACNGSEKQENEMEKGKALIVFFSHAGDNYAVGNIKEGNTKIVADYIKEQTGADVFEIVAEKSYDMPYSELIKVAQAEKKSGELPAFKGSISNIGEYDVIFIGGPIWWGTYPQVMFSFFKKHDLNGKTLIPFTTHEGSGLASTVEDVKKQYPRAKVTGAFAIYGHEVRTEKAKVVKWLKGLGY, encoded by the coding sequence ATGAAATTATCGAGAATCATAACCGTTGTGGCCGCATTGCTGACGTCCGTGGCATGCAACGGAAGCGAAAAACAGGAAAACGAAATGGAAAAAGGAAAAGCATTGATAGTATTCTTCTCGCATGCGGGAGATAACTATGCAGTAGGAAATATCAAAGAAGGCAACACTAAGATTGTGGCCGATTACATCAAAGAACAGACCGGAGCCGATGTCTTTGAAATAGTAGCCGAAAAGAGCTACGACATGCCCTATTCGGAACTGATAAAGGTGGCACAGGCGGAGAAGAAGAGTGGAGAACTGCCTGCATTCAAAGGCTCGATAAGCAACATCGGCGAATATGATGTGATTTTCATCGGTGGCCCGATATGGTGGGGCACTTATCCGCAGGTCATGTTCAGCTTCTTCAAAAAACACGACCTCAACGGCAAGACACTCATACCATTCACCACCCACGAAGGCAGCGGACTTGCAAGCACGGTCGAAGACGTGAAGAAGCAATATCCGCGCGCCAAGGTTACCGGCGCATTCGCCATCTACGGACACGAGGTGAGGACAGAAAAGGCAAAGGTGGTAAAGTGGCTCAAGGGACTGGGATATTGA
- a CDS encoding aldo/keto reductase yields MKYVTLNNGVKMPQSGYGVYQVNPTEAERCVSDALGAGYRMVDTAQAYHNEEGVGAAVKKSGIARSEVFLVSKIWISHYGYERAKASIDESLRRLQTEYIDLMLLHQPFCDYYGAYRALEEGYREGKLRAIGVSNFQPNHFIDLASNVEIVPAVNQVETHVFCQQIKAKKYMDEFGTHTMSWGPLAEGRNGLFTNPVLEEIGKAHGKSVAQVALRYLTQRDVIIIPKSTHRNRMEENFSIYDFELTPDEMERIKALDLARSVFFDHNDPETVKMFMGWRQL; encoded by the coding sequence ATGAAGTATGTAACTTTAAACAACGGAGTGAAGATGCCCCAATCGGGCTATGGGGTATATCAAGTGAACCCGACAGAAGCCGAACGTTGTGTGAGCGACGCACTCGGTGCAGGATATCGGATGGTAGATACGGCACAGGCGTATCACAACGAGGAGGGTGTGGGTGCAGCGGTGAAGAAGAGCGGCATTGCCCGCAGTGAGGTCTTTCTGGTGTCCAAAATATGGATCAGCCACTATGGCTATGAACGCGCCAAGGCAAGCATCGACGAGAGCCTGCGGCGGTTGCAGACCGAATACATCGACCTCATGCTGCTCCATCAGCCTTTTTGCGACTACTACGGAGCCTACCGCGCTTTGGAAGAGGGCTATCGGGAAGGCAAGTTGCGGGCCATCGGCGTGAGTAACTTCCAACCGAACCATTTCATCGACCTTGCAAGCAATGTCGAAATCGTACCGGCAGTGAACCAGGTAGAAACACACGTCTTCTGCCAGCAAATCAAAGCCAAGAAATACATGGATGAATTCGGCACGCATACCATGTCGTGGGGACCGCTTGCCGAGGGACGCAACGGCCTCTTCACCAACCCGGTGTTAGAAGAAATCGGCAAGGCACATGGCAAGAGTGTGGCACAAGTGGCTCTTCGCTACCTTACGCAGCGCGACGTCATCATCATTCCCAAGTCCACCCATCGTAACCGTATGGAAGAGAACTTCAGCATCTACGATTTCGAGTTGACACCCGACGAGATGGAACGCATCAAGGCCCTTGACCTCGCCAGGAGTGTGTTCTTCGACCATAACGACCCCGAAACCGTGAAAATGTTTATGGGATGGCGACAACTCTGA
- a CDS encoding helix-turn-helix domain-containing protein, with protein MNGNNELDFVFSTDFLQINDKRFYRWCVHLICLDGEGSFVFNERCWHICRNDIAILILPDKVCNLAPHPDLRVEFFAAPLKFLNAQLPANNFGIGGGITLYNNPVIPVCEEDARKFTDDIHRLRDRMADTSHLFYRELMGSLCQTMMYDLFDFHAKYYGARESTDRRSFIVKELMQLLQTGISRTERDVAYYADRLHVTPKYLSDTVRRTTGSSVTSFIDRYTIPMLKGFLEDEHLSLTQIADIMNFASLSYFSRYVSKHLGMSPSQYRLSLQPEKQ; from the coding sequence ATGAACGGGAATAATGAGTTGGACTTTGTGTTTTCCACAGACTTTCTGCAAATCAACGACAAGCGCTTCTATCGTTGGTGCGTGCACCTGATTTGCCTCGACGGCGAGGGCAGCTTCGTGTTCAACGAACGTTGTTGGCATATCTGTCGTAACGATATAGCCATCCTGATTCTGCCCGACAAGGTGTGTAACCTTGCGCCCCATCCCGACCTGCGGGTAGAGTTCTTCGCCGCTCCGCTCAAATTCCTGAACGCTCAGCTTCCGGCCAACAACTTCGGTATAGGTGGCGGCATCACGCTTTACAATAATCCGGTCATTCCCGTTTGCGAAGAAGATGCCCGGAAGTTCACGGACGACATTCACCGGCTTCGCGACCGTATGGCCGACACCTCTCACTTGTTTTACCGCGAGCTGATGGGCAGCCTGTGCCAAACGATGATGTACGACCTCTTCGACTTCCACGCCAAGTACTACGGAGCGCGGGAATCGACCGACCGCCGTAGTTTTATCGTGAAAGAGTTGATGCAACTGTTGCAGACCGGCATCAGCCGCACCGAGCGAGACGTAGCCTACTATGCCGACCGCCTTCATGTTACACCCAAATATCTTTCGGACACCGTGCGTCGAACCACGGGCAGCAGTGTCACATCTTTCATCGACCGCTATACCATCCCGATGCTCAAAGGCTTTCTTGAAGACGAGCACTTGTCGCTCACCCAAATTGCCGACATCATGAACTTTGCCTCACTTTCCTACTTCAGCCGCTATGTATCGAAGCATTTGGGAATGTCGCCCAGTCAATACCGGTTGAGTTTGCAGCCGGAGAAGCAGTGA
- a CDS encoding tetratricopeptide repeat protein, with product MKKAFYLLLACLLCATTSLQSQDIKQARTLIGQAQKYLYNNPKQASYYASQASALFPEDEPNEVRAQAMLLYCQAEQLLGNFDLSIKNLYDTQKYIHPSNKRQNACLYSLMGRVYSKLGDYNKAIELNDKATSIFKSIGDSTSIAGCYNERGVMHHFLNEFAVAERFFQRALAINRAQRNLKEIATNLNNLCLYQGNTEEKLSFIQEAIVINKNLDAQWSLGENYNNMAKQYYYGRQYDKALEALQKAHEYAHNIGARELICDNCEYSSMVYAAIGDFAKAYEALDKMYHLSKELQSSNKLRNIELEISYKRYQDQKYATELQEQAYRIELLKRNVWLLGSVLLLGVAFCIFLYKWYKRRKDLQLVKARYRLELSEREVSELKLHQQELELEHVQNALNTSRQEAMSFAVFLRSRNELLDKIREMIKEGYKMDNQLLIPHLKKVNAFIGQCQSGDKANSAVLTNVEDKNKEFLQRLVALHPKLTQGEKYLATLLRVNLSTKEISMLTGTTPKTINMNRYRLRKSLNLSSEEDLADYLQHI from the coding sequence ATGAAGAAAGCCTTTTATTTATTACTCGCATGCCTTCTGTGTGCAACGACATCCCTGCAAAGCCAAGATATAAAACAAGCCCGGACCCTGATCGGACAAGCGCAGAAATACTTGTACAACAATCCTAAGCAAGCCTCTTATTATGCCTCCCAAGCCTCTGCCCTGTTCCCCGAAGACGAGCCGAACGAGGTCCGCGCACAAGCCATGCTGCTCTACTGTCAGGCAGAGCAACTGCTGGGCAACTTCGATTTAAGCATCAAAAACCTGTATGACACGCAGAAGTACATCCATCCCTCCAACAAAAGACAGAACGCCTGCCTCTACTCTCTCATGGGACGTGTGTATAGCAAACTGGGCGACTACAACAAGGCCATCGAGCTGAACGACAAGGCCACCTCCATCTTTAAATCCATCGGCGACTCCACCTCCATAGCCGGGTGCTACAACGAGCGCGGAGTGATGCACCACTTCCTCAACGAGTTTGCCGTGGCCGAACGGTTCTTTCAGAGAGCATTGGCCATCAACCGCGCCCAGCGCAACCTGAAGGAGATAGCCACCAATCTGAACAACCTCTGCCTGTATCAAGGAAACACGGAAGAGAAACTCTCCTTCATTCAGGAGGCCATCGTCATCAACAAGAATCTGGATGCGCAATGGTCGCTGGGCGAGAACTATAACAACATGGCAAAACAATATTACTACGGCCGGCAGTACGACAAGGCGCTGGAAGCCTTGCAGAAAGCGCATGAATATGCCCACAACATCGGCGCCCGCGAGCTGATTTGCGACAACTGCGAGTATTCCTCCATGGTGTATGCCGCCATAGGCGATTTTGCCAAAGCCTACGAGGCTCTGGACAAGATGTATCACCTGAGCAAGGAGTTGCAAAGCAGCAACAAGCTGCGCAACATCGAGCTGGAAATCTCCTACAAAAGATATCAAGACCAGAAGTATGCCACCGAGTTGCAGGAGCAGGCTTACAGGATAGAGCTGCTGAAGCGCAACGTCTGGCTGCTGGGCAGTGTCCTGCTGCTGGGCGTGGCTTTCTGCATCTTTCTTTATAAATGGTATAAACGCAGGAAAGACCTGCAATTGGTAAAGGCACGCTACCGGCTTGAGCTGTCGGAGCGCGAGGTCTCCGAACTGAAGCTGCATCAGCAGGAGCTGGAACTGGAGCACGTACAAAACGCACTCAACACCAGCCGGCAGGAGGCCATGAGTTTCGCCGTATTCCTCAGAAGCCGCAACGAACTGCTGGACAAGATACGCGAAATGATAAAAGAGGGGTATAAGATGGACAACCAACTTCTCATCCCCCATCTGAAAAAGGTGAATGCCTTCATCGGCCAGTGCCAAAGCGGAGACAAGGCCAACAGCGCCGTACTGACGAACGTGGAGGACAAGAACAAGGAGTTTCTGCAACGTCTCGTTGCCCTCCATCCCAAACTGACGCAAGGCGAAAAGTATCTTGCCACATTGCTAAGGGTGAACCTCTCCACCAAAGAGATATCCATGCTGACCGGCACCACGCCGAAGACCATCAACATGAACCGCTATCGCTTGCGCAAGTCGCTCAACCTTTCTTCGGAAGAAGACCTGGCCGACTATCTGCAACACATATAA